A region of Acidithiobacillus ferridurans DNA encodes the following proteins:
- the petA gene encoding ubiquinol-cytochrome c reductase iron-sulfur subunit has translation MSDETQDSKHAPNVTRRRFLTALVTVSGAAVAGTIAIPMVKSLDPTAAAAALATTTIDLGPIEPGMQMVALWQEKPVIVVNRTPEMLATLDEAEQKGILKDPNCNVPQQPPYCKNKYRSRVPEWYVGIKICNHLCCIPHYRPKKASVAPWWLGGFHCPCHGSMYDLSARVIKGSPAPHNMAVPEYDIDVAKKTVVVTKMYPLAHLC, from the coding sequence ATGTCAGACGAAACGCAAGACAGCAAACATGCTCCCAATGTAACCCGCCGGCGCTTTCTCACGGCCCTGGTCACGGTATCCGGCGCCGCCGTGGCGGGCACCATCGCAATACCCATGGTGAAATCACTGGACCCGACCGCCGCAGCCGCGGCATTGGCCACCACCACCATCGATCTGGGCCCCATCGAGCCCGGTATGCAAATGGTGGCGTTATGGCAGGAGAAGCCGGTCATCGTAGTAAACAGAACACCGGAAATGCTGGCCACCCTGGATGAGGCAGAGCAGAAGGGCATATTGAAAGATCCCAACTGCAATGTTCCGCAACAACCCCCTTATTGCAAGAATAAGTATCGGTCACGCGTACCGGAATGGTATGTGGGTATAAAAATTTGCAACCATCTGTGTTGCATACCGCATTACCGGCCGAAAAAAGCCAGTGTCGCTCCGTGGTGGCTCGGCGGATTTCATTGCCCCTGCCATGGCTCCATGTACGATCTTTCGGCACGCGTAATCAAAGGATCACCTGCTCCCCATAATATGGCGGTTCCCGAATATGACATCGATGTGGCCAAGAAAACCGTCGTTGTCACCAAAATGTATCCGCTCGCCCATTTGTGCTGA
- a CDS encoding cytochrome b, with the protein MSFKEWFVKRSPLPEMWREHMAEYYAPKNFNIFYYAGSLLLLMVVLQFLSGFLVLAHYIPTAKGAYDSVYGIMYDVHYGWLMQYMHVDGVSLIFVLLYVHMARGMLYGSHRSPRELVWIIGYTTYLAFMGEAFFGYVLPYSNLSYWAGTVITSLLKSIPFIGGWVTTLVRGGPGMSGDTLDRFMALHVTLVFLVIVGLIVFHILYLHKVGSNNPDGIEIKANKRPDGHPVDGIPFHPYYSVKDLFGFGVWLIIFGAIIFYAPTFHHIFLERTMSTPANPLKSLPDVTPPWYLSPFYAMLRSIPNKTGGILLMVFAVLVPFVLPWLDRNPVKSTRYRPVTRVLLIIFFINFFVLAYLGEQPPLPKYFFMERLGAFIYVAFFLLLPFVSKFEPTRTPPARVRFHAH; encoded by the coding sequence ATGAGTTTCAAAGAATGGTTTGTCAAACGTTCGCCGCTGCCCGAAATGTGGCGCGAGCACATGGCTGAATACTACGCGCCAAAGAACTTCAATATTTTCTACTACGCCGGATCGTTACTCTTGCTGATGGTCGTGCTGCAGTTCCTGTCGGGATTCCTGGTGCTGGCACATTACATACCTACCGCCAAAGGTGCCTACGACTCTGTTTATGGCATCATGTACGACGTGCATTACGGTTGGCTGATGCAGTACATGCATGTGGATGGGGTATCGCTGATATTCGTGCTGCTGTATGTGCATATGGCGCGGGGCATGCTGTACGGTTCCCACCGATCACCACGGGAACTCGTCTGGATCATCGGCTATACGACCTATCTGGCTTTCATGGGGGAGGCATTCTTCGGATATGTGTTGCCTTATTCAAACCTCTCCTACTGGGCCGGTACGGTAATCACTTCTTTATTGAAGTCCATTCCGTTTATCGGTGGCTGGGTTACCACCCTGGTGCGCGGTGGGCCCGGCATGAGCGGCGACACGCTGGACCGGTTCATGGCGCTGCACGTTACATTGGTGTTTCTGGTCATCGTCGGGCTGATCGTTTTTCACATCCTTTATCTCCATAAAGTCGGCTCCAACAATCCCGATGGCATCGAAATCAAGGCTAATAAAAGGCCTGATGGCCATCCCGTGGACGGTATTCCGTTTCACCCCTACTACTCTGTAAAAGATTTGTTTGGATTCGGCGTATGGCTGATCATTTTTGGCGCGATCATCTTCTACGCGCCGACGTTTCATCATATTTTCCTGGAACGTACCATGTCTACGCCGGCCAATCCGCTCAAAAGTCTGCCGGATGTCACGCCGCCGTGGTATCTTTCACCTTTTTACGCGATGCTGAGATCCATACCCAACAAGACTGGCGGCATCCTATTAATGGTGTTCGCGGTGCTGGTCCCATTCGTACTCCCATGGCTGGACAGAAACCCGGTGAAATCGACACGATATCGTCCGGTCACCCGTGTCCTGCTGATCATATTTTTCATCAACTTCTTCGTGCTTGCCTATCTTGGAGAGCAGCCTCCGCTGCCGAAATATTTTTTCATGGAAAGATTGGGGGCGTTCATCTATGTGGCGTTCTTCCTTTTGCTGCCGTTCGTGAGCAAATTTGAACCGACCAGGACACCGCCGGCGCGCGTCCGTTTCCATGCCCACTGA